A genome region from Schistocerca nitens isolate TAMUIC-IGC-003100 chromosome 4, iqSchNite1.1, whole genome shotgun sequence includes the following:
- the LOC126251350 gene encoding DNA/RNA-binding protein KIN17, protein MGKHEVGTPKYIANKIKAKGLQKLRWYCQMCQKQCRDENGFKCHMMSESHQRQLLLFADNADKYIDEFSKEFCDGYLELLKRQFGTKRVHANRVYQDYISERHHLHMNSTQWETLTDFVKWLGREGKCVVDETEKGWYVQYIDRDPETIALQEAMMKKEKMDKDDQEKMMEFLQKQIERGRDCSKPVSSTYTEFVRQNEEEKLKLNLNLINLKKKDDVKTEFKMPLLPGNIAGSEQSKKRCLNDTASESEKKKVMKEKAKASALDAIINEEEAKKEKLNRKDYWLTKDIVVKIITKSLGDKYYKKKGVIVEVIDKYVAVVSVFETGHKLKLDQAHLETVIPAVGRKVKVVNGAYRGCEAILKHLDEKKFCVSVEVASGPLKGRIVEGVQYEDISKIHVPS, encoded by the coding sequence ATGGGAAAACATGAAGTTGGCACACCTAAATACATTGCCAATAAAATTAAGGCAAAAGGCTTACAGAAGCTCCGCTGGTACTGTCAGATGTGTCAGAAGCAGTGCAGAGACGAGAATGGTTTCAAGTGTCACATGATGTCAGAGTCTCACCAGCGACAGCTGCTGCTTTTTGCTGACAATGCTGACAAATACATTGATGAATTTTCAAAAGAGTTCTGTGATGGTtacttagaattactgaaacgaCAGTTTGGAACAAAGCGTGTTCATGCAAATCGTGTGTACCAGGACTACATTTCCGAACGTCATCATCTTCACATGAACTCTACTCAGTGGGAAACACTTACAGATTTTGTGAAGTGGTTAGGGCGTGAAGGCAAATGTGTTGTGGATGAAACTGAGAAAGGTTGGTATGTGCAGTATATTGATAGAGACCCAGAAACTATTGCCCTgcaagaagcaatgatgaaaaaggaaaaaatggatAAAGATGATCaagaaaaaatgatggaatttttgcaGAAGCAAATTGAAAGAGGAAGAGACTGTTCAAAGCCAGTATCCAGTACCTATACAGAATTTGTCCGACAAAATGAGGAAGAGAAATTGAAATTAAATCTAAACCTGATTAACTTGAAGAAGAAAGATGATGTTAAAACTGAATTTAAAATGCCACTTTTACCAGGAAACATCGCAGGGTCTGAACAAAGTAAAAAGAGATGTCTTAATGATACTGCTAGTGAATCTGAGAAGAAaaaggtaatgaaagaaaaagccaaAGCATCTGCATTGGATGCTATCATTAATGAAGAGGAGGCAAAAAAGGAAAAGCTCAACCGGAAGGATTATTGGTTGACGAAAGACATTGTagtcaaaattattacaaaatctcTAGGTGACAAATATTACAAGAAAAAGGGAGTAATTGTAGAAGTTATTGACAAGTATGTAGCTGTTGTTTCTGTGTTTGAAACAGGGCACAAGCTTAAATTAGACCAAGCACATTTAGAAACTGTTATTCCTGCTGTTGGTCGTAAAGTGAAAGTTGTGAATGGTGCATATAGAGGTTGTGAGGCAATTTTGAAACATCTTGACGAGAAAAAATTTTGTGTTAGTGTTGAAGTGGCATCTGGTCCATTGAAAGGTCGAATTGTGGAGGGAGTTCAGTATGAAGATATAAGCAAAATTCATGTACCATCTTAA